In Nocardia yunnanensis, one DNA window encodes the following:
- a CDS encoding SPFH domain-containing protein: MAVLIVALVIVLLVVVVVFKSVALVPQAEAAVIERLGRYSRTVSGQLTFLVPFADRVRAKVDLRERVVSFPPQPVITQDNLTVQIDSVVYFQVTSPQAAVYEISNYIAAVEQLTITTLRNVVGGMTLEETLTSRDQINSQLRGVLDEATGRWGLRVSRVELKAIDPPPSIQESMEKQMKADREKRAMILTAEGQREASIKTAEGQKQAQILAAEGSKQASILSAEGERQSRILRAQGERAAAYLQAQGQAKAIEKVFAAIKNGKPTPELLAYQYMQTLPQVAKGDANKVWLVPSDFGKALEGFARGFGKQGEDGVFRYEPADDGAPAEAPEDDSDEVAEWFDTATDPATQRAVRAAEADARVPVDPVVGIPPGTRQPHLEQRPQQPGQQPQYRQEPPDQRWQHPPRPLGS, translated from the coding sequence ATGGCTGTACTGATAGTCGCCCTCGTCATCGTGCTCTTGGTCGTGGTGGTGGTGTTCAAGTCGGTGGCGCTGGTGCCGCAGGCCGAGGCCGCCGTCATCGAACGCCTGGGCCGCTATTCGCGCACGGTGTCGGGGCAGTTGACGTTTCTGGTGCCATTCGCCGATCGGGTGCGCGCCAAGGTGGATCTGCGCGAGCGGGTGGTGTCGTTCCCGCCGCAGCCGGTGATCACCCAGGACAACCTGACCGTGCAGATCGATTCGGTGGTCTACTTCCAGGTCACCAGTCCGCAGGCCGCGGTCTACGAGATCTCCAATTACATTGCCGCCGTGGAACAGTTGACGATCACCACGCTGCGCAACGTGGTCGGCGGCATGACGCTGGAGGAGACGCTGACCTCCCGCGACCAGATCAACAGCCAGCTGCGCGGCGTCCTCGACGAGGCCACCGGCCGCTGGGGACTGCGGGTGTCGCGGGTGGAGTTGAAGGCCATCGATCCGCCGCCGTCGATTCAGGAATCGATGGAGAAGCAGATGAAGGCCGATCGTGAGAAGCGCGCCATGATCCTCACCGCGGAAGGTCAGCGCGAGGCGTCGATCAAGACGGCCGAGGGCCAGAAGCAGGCGCAGATCCTCGCCGCCGAAGGCTCCAAGCAGGCGTCGATCCTGTCCGCGGAAGGTGAACGCCAGTCCCGCATTCTGCGCGCGCAAGGTGAGCGGGCCGCCGCGTATCTGCAGGCGCAGGGGCAGGCCAAGGCCATCGAGAAGGTGTTCGCCGCCATCAAGAACGGCAAGCCCACCCCCGAACTGCTGGCCTACCAGTACATGCAGACGCTGCCGCAGGTCGCCAAGGGCGACGCCAACAAGGTGTGGTTGGTGCCCAGTGATTTCGGCAAGGCCCTCGAGGGTTTCGCGCGCGGATTCGGCAAGCAGGGGGAGGACGGGGTCTTCCGCTACGAGCCCGCCGACGACGGCGCCCCGGCCGAAGCGCCCGAGGACGATTCCGACGAGGTCGCCGAGTGGTTCGACACCGCCACCGATCCGGCCACGCAGCGGGCGGTGCGGGCCGCGGAGGCGGACGCGCGGGTGCCGGTCGATCCGGTCGTGGGGATTCCGCCCGGCACCCGGCAACCGCACCTGGAACAGCGCCCGCAGCAGCCGGGCCAGCAACCGCAGTACCGCCAGGAGCCGCCGGATCAGCGCTGGCAGCACCCGCCGCGGCCGCTGGGCAGCTGA
- a CDS encoding NfeD family protein translates to MAAIVWLVAGILLAAAEMLTGSLVLIMLGVAALITAGVSGLTGSSVLVDAVVFGGSSLALLALVRPFLLRRYATPPPHQTGVDALPGKTARVLETVDEHGGRVKLGGEVWSARPYDAAESYPVGSTVYIMKIDGAHAVVMKGP, encoded by the coding sequence GTGGCCGCAATAGTTTGGCTGGTCGCGGGGATCCTCCTCGCGGCGGCCGAGATGCTCACGGGCAGTCTCGTGCTGATCATGCTGGGTGTCGCCGCGCTCATCACCGCCGGCGTGAGCGGGCTGACCGGGTCCTCGGTGCTGGTCGACGCCGTGGTCTTCGGTGGCTCCTCGCTCGCGCTGCTGGCCCTGGTGCGCCCATTCCTGTTGCGGCGCTACGCGACTCCGCCGCCGCACCAGACCGGAGTGGACGCCCTGCCGGGCAAGACCGCCCGGGTGCTCGAGACGGTCGACGAGCACGGCGGACGGGTGAAGCTGGGCGGCGAGGTGTGGAGCGCGCGTCCCTATGACGCCGCGGAGTCCTATCCCGTCGGTTCGACCGTGTACATCATGAAGATCGACGGCGCGCACGCCGTCGTCATGAAAGGGCCGTGA
- a CDS encoding DUF3097 domain-containing protein — MSGHQRYGDIFSGHARKQKREVPRVVAERDLVAEDAATGFCGAVVGFDRSYDGEFVKLEDRAGRVRLFALREAAFLIDGQPVTLVKPTAVAPARPTRTASGSTRVEGLKARVARASRIWVEGVHDAALVERVWGHDLRVEGVVVEQLEGLDHLGAKLAEFQPGPTRRVGVLVDHLVTGSKETGLTQGLGPHVLVTGHPYIDIWQAVRPQTVGIPAWPDVPRGEDWKTGICRRLRWGTPQDGWRRVYNAVDSYRDLETPLIGAVERLIDFVTEQE, encoded by the coding sequence GTGAGTGGGCACCAACGGTACGGCGACATCTTCTCCGGGCACGCGCGCAAGCAGAAACGAGAGGTGCCCCGCGTGGTCGCCGAACGGGATCTCGTCGCCGAGGATGCCGCCACCGGATTCTGCGGTGCCGTAGTGGGTTTCGATCGCAGCTATGACGGCGAGTTCGTCAAACTCGAGGATCGCGCCGGGCGGGTGCGGCTCTTCGCCTTGCGGGAGGCCGCGTTTCTGATCGACGGACAACCGGTGACGCTGGTCAAACCGACCGCCGTCGCACCCGCGCGCCCGACTCGCACGGCGTCGGGTTCCACTCGAGTAGAGGGCTTGAAGGCGCGGGTCGCGCGCGCCAGCCGCATCTGGGTCGAGGGCGTGCACGACGCCGCGCTGGTGGAACGGGTCTGGGGACACGACCTGCGCGTCGAGGGCGTCGTCGTCGAACAGCTCGAAGGTCTCGATCACCTGGGCGCGAAACTGGCCGAATTCCAGCCCGGACCGACCCGCCGCGTCGGTGTCCTGGTCGACCATCTCGTCACCGGCTCCAAGGAGACCGGCCTCACCCAGGGCCTCGGCCCGCACGTCCTGGTCACCGGCCACCCCTACATCGACATCTGGCAGGCCGTACGCCCCCAGACCGTCGGCATCCCCGCCTGGCCCGACGTGCCGCGCGGCGAGGACTGGAAGACCGGCATCTGCCGCCGCCTGCGCTGGGGGACCCCGCAGGACGGCTGGCGCCGCGTCTACAACGCCGTCGACTCCTACCGCGACCTGGAGACCCCGCTCATCGGCGCGGTCGAACGACTGATCGATTTCGTCACCGAGCAGGAGTAG
- a CDS encoding VOC family protein has protein sequence MTIRTVRLNVVGIVVSDMAAAVAFYRLLGLEFADDADTAPHVDADLGDGIKLMLDTEETVRSFHPGWTAGSGAGRIGLACECGSPAGVDAKFQELVAAGYKAELEPFDAFWGQRYATVLDPDGNGVDLYAASV, from the coding sequence ATGACTATTCGGACTGTTCGACTGAACGTTGTCGGGATCGTGGTCTCCGACATGGCCGCCGCGGTGGCCTTCTACCGGCTGCTGGGACTCGAGTTCGCGGACGACGCGGACACCGCGCCGCACGTCGACGCCGATCTCGGCGACGGCATCAAGCTCATGCTCGACACCGAGGAGACCGTGCGCTCGTTCCATCCCGGCTGGACCGCCGGTTCCGGTGCGGGACGGATCGGGCTGGCCTGTGAGTGCGGCTCTCCGGCCGGGGTGGATGCGAAGTTCCAGGAGCTGGTCGCGGCCGGGTACAAGGCGGAACTCGAGCCGTTCGACGCCTTCTGGGGGCAGCGGTACGCCACGGTGCTCGATCCCGACGGCAATGGGGTCGATCTCTACGCGGCGTCCGTGTGA
- a CDS encoding helix-turn-helix transcriptional regulator, translated as MTVEIHPPRGYLERPSRIDGAVVWRRTGVSANDLPVLPDGSMDLLWLDGRLSVAGPDTRAYRPPPGFADRITGIRFFPGTAPALLGLPAHELRDARADLADLWSLADLRRATELIHRADDPGAGLEAIARWRARNADPAPAMLRYVVRSLGAGASVAGIADELGTGARRLHRISLDAFGYGPKTLARVLRLQRALTLARGGMRLTDVAAAAGYSDQAHLTRDVRELTGLSPRQLL; from the coding sequence GTGACGGTCGAAATTCACCCGCCGCGAGGCTATCTCGAGCGCCCGTCGCGAATCGACGGCGCGGTGGTGTGGCGTCGCACGGGCGTATCGGCGAACGATCTCCCGGTGCTGCCCGACGGCAGCATGGATCTGCTCTGGCTGGACGGCCGCCTCTCGGTCGCCGGTCCCGACACCCGCGCCTACCGGCCACCGCCGGGATTCGCCGACCGGATCACCGGCATCCGGTTCTTCCCGGGCACCGCTCCCGCGCTGCTGGGCCTGCCCGCGCACGAGTTGCGTGACGCGCGAGCCGATCTCGCCGACCTCTGGTCGCTCGCCGACCTGCGCCGCGCCACCGAGCTGATCCACCGCGCCGACGATCCGGGCGCGGGCCTCGAGGCCATCGCGCGCTGGCGTGCCAGGAATGCCGATCCCGCGCCGGCGATGCTGCGGTACGTCGTGCGATCGCTCGGCGCGGGCGCCTCGGTCGCCGGCATCGCCGACGAACTGGGGACCGGCGCCCGGCGACTGCATCGAATCTCCCTGGACGCCTTCGGCTACGGCCCCAAGACGCTGGCTCGGGTGCTACGCCTGCAACGCGCGCTGACGCTGGCCCGCGGCGGTATGCGACTCACCGACGTCGCCGCGGCGGCCGGCTACTCCGATCAGGCGCATCTCACGCGGGACGTCCGGGAGTTGACCGGTCTCTCGCCACGGCAACTGTTGTGA
- a CDS encoding pyridoxamine 5'-phosphate oxidase family protein encodes MTSWTEFVAAAPRVSTVFSRRLAATGNLCLLATLRKDGFPRICPIEPRVFEGQLWVSGMPHTRKFADLARDPRFSLHTATVDTHVGDGDAKVFGTVHDVRDPDLHQRYAEDLYATTGFDLRGRTFEPFYAADLLGASSIEIVDGRTEVTIWKPGRAERTVDLHAGSEDS; translated from the coding sequence ATGACGTCCTGGACCGAGTTCGTAGCGGCGGCGCCGCGCGTCTCGACGGTCTTCAGCCGCCGTCTCGCCGCCACCGGCAATCTCTGCCTGCTCGCCACCCTGCGCAAGGATGGCTTCCCCCGCATCTGCCCGATCGAACCGCGGGTGTTCGAGGGGCAGCTGTGGGTGAGCGGCATGCCCCACACCAGAAAGTTCGCGGACCTGGCCCGCGACCCCCGTTTCAGCCTGCACACCGCGACCGTCGACACCCATGTCGGCGACGGCGACGCCAAAGTGTTCGGCACGGTGCACGACGTGCGGGACCCGGATCTGCACCAGCGCTATGCCGAGGACCTGTACGCCACGACCGGATTCGACCTGCGCGGCCGCACGTTCGAGCCGTTCTACGCGGCGGATCTGCTCGGGGCCTCCTCGATCGAGATCGTCGACGGCCGGACGGAAGTGACGATCTGGAAGCCCGGCCGGGCCGAGCGCACGGTCGATCTCCATGCGGGCTCCGAGGATTCATGA
- a CDS encoding FAD-binding oxidoreductase has translation MAINRRNLLRATGLGVGLGAVAAVTGCTPGAPQAEPPAVQVDWAALRQWLSGTLNLPSDSGYATAKMAHNPVFDARRPAAIAQCANASDVQACVDAAARARIPVAARSGGHSYAGYSTPDSGLVVDLSSMSGVRVHADGTATIGAGTRLMDVYNGLAQAGRCLPAGSCPTVGIAGLTLGGGLGVLAGKYGLTCDNLVSAAIVTADATVRTAAATAEPDLFWALRGGGGGNFGIVTEFTFQTVPAPQLAVFQLRFPAGCLTDVLGAWQRFTASAPDEFWSTLGMSAGSPPTCRINGCYVGSESDLTALVDKLVAATGTQPTGRYTLTKDYLSAMMYFGGCANYSVEQCRPNWTGGGQLGRESFIASSRILTKPLADPGRLTDLLTGREGMDILLDSLCGAPARIGAKDTAFPYRGGLATAQIYVGATTSEARAAVDEVRDRLGDLTGNTAFVNYIDPGLSGWASAYYGDNAARLRGVAKRYDPNAVFAFDQSAAKA, from the coding sequence ATGGCGATCAATCGGCGAAACCTGCTGCGGGCGACCGGACTCGGGGTCGGCCTCGGCGCCGTGGCCGCGGTGACCGGCTGCACGCCGGGAGCACCGCAGGCGGAACCGCCTGCGGTGCAGGTGGATTGGGCAGCTTTGCGGCAATGGCTCTCGGGCACACTGAATTTGCCGTCCGACTCCGGTTACGCGACCGCGAAAATGGCCCACAACCCGGTATTCGACGCCCGTCGGCCCGCGGCCATCGCCCAGTGCGCCAACGCCTCCGACGTGCAGGCCTGCGTCGACGCGGCCGCGCGGGCGCGGATCCCGGTGGCCGCACGCAGCGGCGGCCACAGCTACGCCGGGTATTCGACGCCCGACAGTGGTCTGGTGGTCGACCTGAGCTCGATGTCGGGCGTGCGGGTGCATGCGGACGGGACCGCCACGATCGGCGCGGGCACCCGGTTGATGGATGTGTACAACGGCCTCGCGCAGGCGGGCCGCTGCCTGCCGGCCGGTTCCTGCCCGACCGTCGGCATCGCCGGGCTCACCCTCGGCGGCGGTCTCGGCGTGCTGGCCGGGAAGTACGGATTGACCTGTGACAACCTGGTTTCCGCGGCAATCGTCACCGCCGACGCGACGGTGCGCACCGCCGCCGCGACCGCCGAACCCGACCTGTTCTGGGCGCTGCGCGGCGGCGGGGGCGGCAACTTCGGCATCGTCACCGAGTTCACCTTCCAGACCGTCCCCGCGCCGCAGCTGGCGGTGTTCCAGCTGCGCTTCCCGGCCGGCTGCCTGACCGATGTCCTGGGCGCGTGGCAGCGCTTCACCGCCTCGGCGCCCGACGAATTCTGGTCCACCCTCGGCATGTCCGCGGGCAGTCCGCCGACCTGCCGGATCAACGGCTGCTACGTCGGCTCCGAGAGCGACCTGACTGCGCTGGTCGACAAATTGGTGGCCGCCACCGGCACCCAGCCGACCGGCCGGTACACCCTGACCAAGGACTACCTGTCGGCCATGATGTATTTCGGTGGCTGCGCGAACTATTCGGTCGAGCAGTGCCGCCCCAACTGGACCGGCGGCGGCCAGCTCGGGCGCGAATCGTTCATCGCCTCCTCCCGGATTCTGACCAAGCCGCTGGCGGATCCCGGCCGCCTGACCGACCTGCTCACCGGCCGCGAGGGCATGGACATCCTGCTCGACAGCCTGTGCGGCGCGCCCGCGCGAATCGGCGCCAAGGACACCGCCTTTCCCTATCGTGGCGGGCTGGCCACCGCCCAGATCTACGTCGGGGCCACGACATCGGAAGCGCGGGCGGCCGTCGACGAGGTGCGCGACCGCCTCGGTGACCTGACCGGCAACACCGCCTTCGTCAACTACATCGACCCGGGCCTGTCCGGCTGGGCGAGCGCCTACTACGGCGACAATGCCGCGCGGCTGCGCGGCGTCGCGAAACGCTACGACCCGAACGCGGTCTTCGCCTTCGACCAATCGGCGGCGAAGGCCTGA
- a CDS encoding TetR/AcrR family transcriptional regulator yields MVSALPPNKHQEKSLRTRALLLDAAIDSLAEVGYASASIADITARAGVTRGAQLHHFHTRQELFAQTIEHLTQRQREALQRRERTLARVSAGEALVELVTAPFAGKLGKAAVELYVGIANDRELRRSMLRVQHELTVELLEACGRFVEAPRERLESAFWLTINLVRGATLDEMVGRDRLRRKQVLADWARLAEGMLA; encoded by the coding sequence GTGGTTTCCGCCCTGCCCCCGAACAAGCATCAGGAGAAGAGCCTGCGCACGCGGGCGCTGCTGCTGGATGCCGCCATCGACAGCCTCGCCGAGGTCGGCTACGCCAGCGCGTCCATCGCCGATATCACCGCGCGCGCCGGCGTCACCCGCGGCGCACAGCTGCATCACTTCCATACCCGCCAGGAATTGTTCGCACAGACCATCGAGCATCTGACGCAGCGGCAGCGGGAGGCCCTGCAGCGGCGGGAGCGCACGCTGGCGCGGGTGTCGGCGGGGGAGGCGCTGGTCGAGCTGGTGACCGCGCCGTTCGCGGGAAAGCTCGGCAAGGCCGCGGTCGAACTGTATGTCGGCATCGCCAACGATCGGGAGCTGCGGCGCAGCATGTTGCGCGTGCAGCACGAGCTGACCGTCGAATTGCTCGAGGCCTGCGGACGTTTCGTCGAGGCCCCGCGCGAGCGCTTGGAATCCGCGTTCTGGCTGACCATCAACCTGGTGCGCGGCGCGACCCTGGACGAGATGGTGGGCCGGGATCGGTTGCGGCGCAAGCAGGTTCTCGCCGACTGGGCGCGCCTGGCCGAGGGCATGCTGGCCTGA
- a CDS encoding TetR/AcrR family transcriptional regulator translates to MPVESPRKRQPRMDLEVRRVQVLDAALRLVTRDGYAAATMEAIAREAQLAKPRVYAAYPGRGPLLLALLERERQRTIDTLDTAMPAFAEDSDFATILTAAATNLLRAIAEHRQSALLLTASADDAPPEVREYAAGVREFARDNLRALIEWGRERQSGLTDLAPELLAVSLLAVGEQLIRLAVTEPEPYPLEELTEFITKAVGQLGQPNRAPKPR, encoded by the coding sequence ATGCCCGTCGAGTCGCCCCGCAAACGCCAGCCGCGCATGGACCTCGAGGTCCGCCGCGTCCAGGTCCTCGATGCCGCGCTGCGGCTGGTGACCCGCGACGGCTACGCGGCGGCCACCATGGAGGCGATCGCCCGCGAGGCCCAACTCGCCAAACCCCGTGTCTACGCGGCCTATCCGGGCCGCGGCCCGCTGCTGCTGGCACTGCTGGAACGCGAACGGCAACGCACCATCGACACCCTCGACACGGCCATGCCGGCCTTCGCCGAGGACAGCGACTTCGCCACCATCCTCACCGCCGCGGCCACCAACCTGCTGCGCGCCATCGCCGAACACCGCCAATCGGCGCTGCTGCTCACCGCGTCCGCCGACGACGCGCCCCCCGAGGTGCGCGAATATGCTGCCGGGGTGCGCGAATTCGCCCGCGACAATCTCCGCGCCCTCATCGAATGGGGACGCGAGCGGCAATCCGGGCTCACCGATCTCGCCCCGGAACTGCTCGCCGTCTCCCTGCTCGCCGTCGGCGAGCAGCTCATCCGCCTCGCGGTCACCGAACCCGAGCCCTACCCCCTCGAGGAGCTCACCGAATTCATCACCAAGGCCGTCGGCCAGCTGGGGCAGCCGAACCGTGCACCGAAACCTCGATGA
- a CDS encoding FAD-dependent oxidoreductase: MNEQCVVVGAGPVGLIAALAAARHGLEVTVLEAEAQDRVRPGSRAIGMFAPTVRRFDDVLPGLGKSIAAAGIRIHGYDAYYGERRVFGYRSRRGVLGRLAPSELLGVSLPQAITETHLYDACLAHGVRFRWDTPLTELRTHPDGVDLVLGTGENLCAAYVIGADGARSRVRGGIGATLQGTPDDARFVIVDVAEHPDGSTPRTPGFFQYNCPRLGGRNVMHMPFAGGMRIDLQCLPGDEVEDWSSLDGIRRWTAEVVDPWYGDHVTWVSSYRFHQSVADTYTDPHRRVLLAGEAAHLFAPWGGRGLNSGVFDATDAAAAIAHALRTRDRRRARQSIERVARHRRAWGIRNRDLSSRALRVMRAGDPVTRRMRDGASRLAPVCWPAGAWLANTPLQLAPPPVGLRGLY; this comes from the coding sequence ATGAACGAACAATGCGTGGTGGTGGGCGCCGGTCCGGTCGGCCTGATCGCGGCCCTCGCGGCGGCGCGGCACGGACTGGAGGTGACGGTGCTGGAGGCCGAGGCACAGGACCGGGTCCGGCCCGGAAGCCGAGCGATCGGAATGTTCGCGCCCACGGTGCGCCGGTTCGACGACGTCCTGCCCGGCCTCGGCAAATCGATTGCGGCAGCCGGGATTCGGATCCACGGCTACGACGCGTACTACGGCGAGCGCCGGGTGTTCGGCTATCGCTCCCGGCGCGGGGTGCTGGGCCGGTTGGCGCCCAGTGAGCTCCTGGGCGTCAGCCTGCCGCAGGCGATCACGGAGACCCACCTCTACGACGCGTGCCTCGCGCACGGTGTCCGGTTCCGGTGGGACACGCCGCTGACCGAACTGCGCACCCATCCCGACGGCGTGGACCTCGTCCTCGGTACGGGCGAAAACCTCTGTGCCGCCTACGTCATCGGGGCCGACGGTGCGCGTTCCCGCGTGCGCGGCGGCATCGGCGCGACCTTGCAGGGCACCCCCGACGACGCCCGGTTCGTCATCGTGGACGTCGCCGAGCACCCCGACGGCTCGACACCGCGCACCCCCGGATTCTTCCAATACAACTGTCCACGGCTGGGCGGCCGCAATGTCATGCACATGCCCTTCGCCGGCGGCATGCGCATCGACCTGCAATGCCTGCCCGGCGACGAGGTCGAGGATTGGTCGAGCCTCGACGGCATCCGCCGCTGGACCGCCGAGGTCGTCGACCCCTGGTACGGCGACCACGTGACCTGGGTGTCGAGCTACCGCTTCCACCAGTCGGTGGCCGACACCTACACCGATCCGCACCGGCGAGTGCTGCTGGCCGGGGAAGCGGCACACCTGTTCGCGCCCTGGGGCGGACGTGGCCTCAACTCCGGGGTTTTCGACGCCACCGACGCCGCCGCCGCCATCGCGCACGCGCTTCGCACCCGCGATCGCCGCCGCGCCCGGCAGTCGATCGAACGCGTCGCCCGCCACCGCCGCGCCTGGGGCATCCGCAACCGCGACCTGTCCTCGCGCGCGTTGCGCGTCATGCGCGCCGGCGACCCGGTCACCCGCCGCATGCGGGACGGCGCGTCGCGACTCGCACCCGTGTGCTGGCCCGCCGGGGCCTGGCTGGCCAATACCCCGCTGCAACTGGCTCCGCCCCCGGTGGGGCTGCGCGGCCTGTACTGA
- a CDS encoding DUF4870 domain-containing protein produces the protein MTFSQPPANQPQSTGLDKKTSAILSYALGWLTGIVFLFVGKHDPDVKFHASQSIVFFGAVSVINIVLSIVGSLLGVVGIIFSLAGLAVAILAVVVWIMAMVQANNTGGVRAELPVVGKFVAPYAQRLADSVK, from the coding sequence ATGACATTTTCTCAGCCTCCCGCCAACCAGCCGCAGTCCACCGGTCTGGACAAGAAGACCAGCGCGATCCTGTCCTACGCGCTGGGATGGCTCACCGGCATCGTCTTCCTGTTCGTCGGCAAGCACGACCCGGACGTGAAATTCCATGCCTCGCAATCGATCGTCTTCTTCGGGGCGGTCTCGGTGATCAATATCGTGCTGAGCATCGTCGGCTCCCTGCTCGGCGTCGTGGGGATCATCTTCAGCCTCGCCGGGCTGGCGGTGGCGATTCTCGCGGTCGTCGTCTGGATCATGGCCATGGTGCAGGCGAACAACACCGGCGGCGTCCGCGCGGAGCTGCCGGTGGTCGGCAAGTTCGTCGCCCCCTACGCGCAGCGGCTGGCCGACTCCGTCAAGTAG
- a CDS encoding class I SAM-dependent methyltransferase: MGLSAAEVFDELGKDYEKAFAGLRAQREELDWLLTRLPDAAKILDVGCGTGRPTAEVLAAAGHHVIGCDVSPGMIDIARAQVPAARFEIADLRTLTYPAGTWDAVIAFFPLLQLTRPEIDAALAKFADWLAPGGHFLFATVPADIEGLDIEFMGRPVTVSSYPVEEFRRRLTTAGLDIVRERIVEFLPAHPEAIPEHDLFLAAHRSAS, encoded by the coding sequence ATGGGGCTTTCGGCGGCCGAGGTCTTCGACGAACTCGGCAAGGACTACGAGAAGGCGTTCGCGGGCCTGCGCGCCCAGCGGGAGGAACTCGACTGGCTGCTGACCCGGCTGCCGGACGCCGCGAAGATCCTCGATGTCGGCTGCGGCACCGGCCGGCCCACCGCCGAAGTGCTGGCCGCGGCAGGCCATCACGTGATCGGGTGCGACGTCTCCCCGGGCATGATCGACATCGCCCGCGCCCAGGTTCCCGCGGCCCGCTTCGAGATCGCGGACCTGCGCACCCTGACCTACCCGGCGGGCACGTGGGACGCGGTGATCGCCTTCTTCCCGCTGCTCCAGCTCACCCGCCCCGAAATCGATGCGGCGCTGGCGAAATTCGCCGACTGGCTGGCCCCGGGCGGCCATTTCCTGTTCGCCACCGTCCCCGCCGATATCGAGGGTCTCGACATCGAGTTCATGGGCCGGCCGGTCACCGTGAGCAGCTACCCGGTCGAGGAATTCCGCCGCCGGCTGACCACCGCGGGCCTCGATATCGTGCGGGAACGAATCGTCGAATTCCTGCCCGCGCATCCCGAGGCGATCCCGGAACACGACCTGTTCCTCGCCGCGCACCGCTCAGCGTCGTAG
- a CDS encoding FAD-dependent oxidoreductase translates to MNGIKTALIIGGGIAGPVAALALRKAGITATIFEAYDSAATDTGAMLTVAPNGLAALGIIGAEQAVSAVGAPLHSMVMETGSGRQLMRVDTLPGLPPSRTMRRADLFRALHDHAAAHGIEFRYGKRLVGLDQSETGVTARFADGTTATGDILIGADGIHSTVRTLVDPAAPGPEYTGLMSFGFGEFTSEGALSDGGGGDIEAMHFAFGKRAFYGYWRQPDGKHVFFSNYPQAEPMTLAEAKAIPAEEWLAKLRAAHVGDTPGERLFAETGVDQMIVTGPMERMPHVPHWYRGRVVLLGDAVHAPSSSSGQGASLAIESAVELARCLRDIPDPTAAFAAYERLRRPRVEEISDNAAKTNNGKTSGPVAKALFGLVMPLATRTFLKPEKMFGPVHRYVIDWDRPVTV, encoded by the coding sequence GTGAACGGCATCAAGACGGCGTTGATCATCGGAGGCGGTATCGCGGGACCGGTTGCGGCGCTGGCACTTCGGAAGGCGGGGATCACGGCGACGATCTTCGAGGCGTACGACAGCGCCGCGACGGACACCGGCGCCATGCTCACCGTCGCGCCCAATGGCCTTGCGGCCCTGGGCATCATCGGCGCGGAGCAGGCGGTGTCGGCGGTGGGCGCCCCGCTGCACAGCATGGTGATGGAGACCGGCAGCGGCCGGCAGCTCATGCGGGTCGACACGCTGCCGGGCCTGCCCCCCAGCCGCACCATGCGCCGCGCGGATCTGTTCCGGGCGTTGCACGACCACGCCGCCGCCCACGGCATCGAATTCCGCTACGGCAAGCGGCTGGTCGGCCTGGATCAGTCCGAGACCGGCGTGACCGCCCGTTTCGCCGACGGCACCACCGCCACCGGCGATATCCTCATCGGCGCGGACGGCATCCACTCCACCGTGCGCACCCTCGTCGACCCCGCCGCGCCCGGCCCGGAATACACCGGCCTGATGAGCTTCGGATTCGGCGAATTCACCTCCGAGGGCGCGCTGTCCGACGGTGGTGGCGGCGACATCGAGGCCATGCACTTCGCCTTCGGCAAGCGCGCCTTCTACGGCTACTGGCGCCAACCCGACGGCAAGCACGTCTTCTTCAGCAACTACCCGCAGGCCGAGCCCATGACCCTCGCCGAAGCCAAGGCGATCCCGGCCGAGGAGTGGCTGGCGAAACTGCGTGCCGCGCACGTCGGCGACACCCCCGGCGAGCGCCTGTTCGCCGAGACCGGCGTCGACCAGATGATCGTCACCGGCCCAATGGAACGCATGCCCCACGTGCCGCACTGGTACCGCGGCCGGGTCGTGCTGCTCGGCGACGCCGTGCACGCACCCTCCTCCAGCTCGGGGCAGGGCGCGTCGCTGGCCATCGAGTCGGCCGTGGAACTGGCCCGCTGCCTGCGCGACATCCCCGACCCCACAGCGGCTTTCGCCGCGTACGAACGTCTTCGCCGCCCCCGCGTCGAGGAGATCTCGGACAATGCTGCCAAGACCAACAACGGCAAAACGTCCGGGCCGGTGGCCAAAGCCCTCTTCGGGCTCGTCATGCCGCTCGCTACCCGGACTTTCCTCAAGCCGGAGAAGATGTTCGGCCCGGTGCATCGTTACGTCATCGACTGGGACCGGCCCGTCACCGTCTGA